Part of the Balneolaceae bacterium genome is shown below.
TTGGAATTGGACGGGCCATTCGATTTACCGAAGATGACGTTGATTTGATTGAACGCGCCGTACCGGATGTGCAATACTCAAGTCCACAGTATGGACGATGGGGAGCTACCATTGAATACGGTGATATTCGCACCAACACCTATATGGAAGGCGTAGATCCGGATTTTGAGATTATGCGGACAATGTATCCTGCGGCAGGGGGGCGCTTTATTAATGAGAAAGATGTGGATGAGATGCGGCGAGTTCTCTTTTTAGGAGATGAGATCGCGCAACGAATATTCCAGGATGAGAATCCCGTCGGAAAAGAAGTGATGTTAAATGATGTGCCTTTCACAGTTATTGGGATCATGCAATCCAAAATGCAGACCTCTATGAACAACGGTCCGGATGCTGACCGCGCCATTATTCCACACACGACTTATCGAAATATTTACGGCGACCGAAATGTTGGCTCAATTTTGATCCGGCCCAACGATCCGAATAAACAGGAAGAGATCAAATCAGCCGTTACGAATATTTTTTCAAACAAGTACAAGTTTGATCCGGCAGACGAGCAGGCCATGCCGATGCGGGATTTCATCGAAATGGAAGAGATGAACCAGAATGTTGCAACCGGCCTGGAAATTTTTCTCTTCACAGTCGGATTTTTTACGCTGATGATTGCCGGTGTGGGTGTGGCAAACATCATGTTTGTCATCGTGAAAGAGCGTACACAAGAGATCGGTAT
Proteins encoded:
- a CDS encoding ABC transporter permease, coding for MWRNLFREFFSDLGKQKLRSFLTLSAIAWGTLSVILLLAFGRGLGTSMMEGMLGAGNQVIVIYGGQTSMNYEGLGIGRAIRFTEDDVDLIERAVPDVQYSSPQYGRWGATIEYGDIRTNTYMEGVDPDFEIMRTMYPAAGGRFINEKDVDEMRRVLFLGDEIAQRIFQDENPVGKEVMLNDVPFTVIGIMQSKMQTSMNNGPDADRAIIPHTTYRNIYGDRNVGSILIRPNDPNKQEEIKSAVTNIFSNKYKFDPADEQAMPMRDFIEMEEMNQNVATGLEIFLFTVGFFTLMIAGVGVANIMFVIVKERTQEIGIKLAVGARKIHIIIQFVFESLFISFLGGMLGMAVSSAIVYGVLAMNMTEGAGQFLGKPEISQLAVIVTVGVLVLIGLIAGIFPAIKAAKVDPVESLRYE